Genomic segment of Paenibacillus sp. FSL R5-0912:
AGATTCTGATCTACTGGTGCACAGCATCAACTGTGGCACCCGGTTGATACCCTTTATACCGGCAGGCTCTATTACAGAGTCCTGCCGGTTTTTGCTGCACGAAATACAACATTTTCCTCATCAAATCGTCCCATCATACAACAATTCTCCCGAACACCCAGGTATCTGGGAACCAAAGCTGTATTACTTACAACATTTTGGAATAGAGGATGGGATTTTCACAATTGCCCTGGTGTCAGAGCCATTGATAGGATCAGCTGGATGTTTGCTTTGTTGGTTCGTTCGTTGTTTAGTTAGTTGCATACTTGCTTGGTTCGTTAGTTGTTGGTTTGTTGCTTGGTTGGTTCGTTGGTATTCGTTCGTTGCTTGGTTGGCGATTGTAGTCTTATAAGTGTGGCCGAAGTCGCAGTTTTATTTTTAGCAGCCTTCTATTTATACTGAAGTTAGAAGTAATGGAATTAATAGCAGTGAACTATGGTTGATAAGGGAGCGTCGCATGAGCATGGACAGAAATAGGAACAATCATCCGACCCAGCGAATGGAACCCGGATTGTTTATGTACAAATATAAATATATTGACGGCGAATCCCTCTATTTTCATGCGCATAGGGGAATTGAAATCCTGTACATTTACAGCGGCTGTGGTGAGATCATGGTGGAGAATCAGACCTACCCTATTGAGGATCATACACTGGTCTTGTTTCAGCCTTATCAGCTGCACCGTGTAATGGTTCCTCCGGCAGAAGGCCGTTCCTATATCCGGACCAATCTGACCTTTGATCCTGGTTTCATGGACCATTATCTTTCCGCGTTTCCTATCCTGGGGCAATTCTTCCGGAACCTGTGGAGGGGCAGTCTGCGGCAGCCGGTATTCTATGGCATGAATGACACCCGGATTCCCGAGGTGCTGAAAGAGCTGCATCAGTGTACCGAGCACGCTGCTGCCGGACAGGAAGAGAACACAGGACTGCTCATCCTCCAGCTTATCCGGCTGTTTCATACCCGGCTGCCTGATGTCCTGTCCGAAGACAATCTCCTTCATTCACGCGGCAGCTCACATGTCCAGCGGATTACCGAATGGCTGGATGAACATTACAAGGAGCCCTTCAGCCTTGAGGCGCTGGCTGCCAGCCTGCATCTGTCTCCCTACCATATTTCGCATGTATTCAAACAATATGCCGGCATCACGCTGTCCGAATATCTGATGCAGCGGCGTGTCAGAGAAGCCTGTATCCTGCTCGCCAACACCAGCCAATCCATCGGAGAAATTGCGGTAGAAGTAGGCAATCTGTCCCCGTCTTATTTCAGCCAGATGTTCAAGAAGAATAAAGGAATCTCCCCGGAGAAATACAGGAACAGCATCCATTGAATCTATAACGCGGTGAACCGCTTTAAGGGGTTTTAAGCTAACAGGCAGGTTAATGAAACCTCACCGTTCTTCGAATCGTATAACCATTATTCAAATTTTCCCAATACGGCTCATACGGAGGTGAACTTGACTGGAGCATTTTTATGACTTGGTTCAATTGGCTTTCTCAATTGCTCTCATCTCTTCCTTAGTGTTAATTCCATTCGCCCATTTTTCTTTACAAGAGGTACACTGGGGTCATGAAACACTTGCTGCAGCCGGTTCAACCTGGTATGTGGCTGTCAGACTGTCTCAACCGAACAGCATTCAGAAGTGGATAGTTCGTACCGTCAGACGAAGAGAAGCACCTGATGATGAAGACCATAGTCCTTCCCCACATTGAATTCCATACTTTCAATTAGGGAGGACAACGATGAAAAAGATTATGTTGCTACAAAAATGGGCCAAGCCCATTCTCGTCATCTTGATTGGAGTTATTCCGGTCATTATGCTCAGCGGGTGTTCGGCAGCATCCCAATCCAACCCGATTAATGCCGGTTCACCAGGGATATTTAACCATTTTTTTATTTATCCATTTTCGCTCTTAATCAAATTCTTTGCGGATACCTTTCATGGAGACTACGGGTTAGCGATCGTGCTCATGACCTTCATCATCAGACTTGCGATCCTGCCGCTCATGATGAATCAAACCAAGAAACAAATAGTTATGAAAGAAAAGATGGCCGTCCTCCAGCCGGAATTAACTGCGCTTAAGGAGAAGTATAAGAACGACGTCGGTGCGGATGCCAAAAAACAAGAGCAAACCGAGATGATGCAGCTCTACCAGAAGCATCAATTCAATCCCTTAAACATGGGTTGTTTACCGATGCTTCTCCAATGGCCGATCACCCTCGCATTTTACTATGCCATTCGCCGTACCCCGGAGATTGCCGCTCATGATTTTCTGTGGTTTAACTTGGGGACAACAGATCTGATTTTGCCGCTGATTGCCGC
This window contains:
- a CDS encoding AraC family transcriptional regulator, whose translation is MDRNRNNHPTQRMEPGLFMYKYKYIDGESLYFHAHRGIEILYIYSGCGEIMVENQTYPIEDHTLVLFQPYQLHRVMVPPAEGRSYIRTNLTFDPGFMDHYLSAFPILGQFFRNLWRGSLRQPVFYGMNDTRIPEVLKELHQCTEHAAAGQEENTGLLILQLIRLFHTRLPDVLSEDNLLHSRGSSHVQRITEWLDEHYKEPFSLEALAASLHLSPYHISHVFKQYAGITLSEYLMQRRVREACILLANTSQSIGEIAVEVGNLSPSYFSQMFKKNKGISPEKYRNSIH
- the yidC gene encoding membrane protein insertase YidC, which encodes MKKIMLLQKWAKPILVILIGVIPVIMLSGCSAASQSNPINAGSPGIFNHFFIYPFSLLIKFFADTFHGDYGLAIVLMTFIIRLAILPLMMNQTKKQIVMKEKMAVLQPELTALKEKYKNDVGADAKKQEQTEMMQLYQKHQFNPLNMGCLPMLLQWPITLAFYYAIRRTPEIAAHDFLWFNLGTTDLILPLIAAAVYYVQFRVSQSVSAQVQNNQNNQMAFIGLLSPVMMGVFSFQMPAALPLYWVVGGIFIIVQTIILNKMYTKPNVAGKNIPSGVEDQS